The nucleotide sequence CGATGAAGACGCGTAGGTGCGCTATTACGCGGTAGAGACTGTAACTTTCCATGAATTTCCCATTTATCACTCAACGACGAAACTTTGGTTATTTCTTTTTTTGAGGATCGACGAATCAAATGATATTTTTGTTCCAATTTTTGCCTTTTCTTCTCCCTTTGAATTAAACTTTTCTTTGCCATAATGGTTCAGTTCCTATTAGTATCAATGATACAAGTCGGATCCTAGATGTAAAAGTGTATAAGAAAGGAGGTTCCCTTCTCTATCGAAATAAATGAGATTTTCGCGAAGACAAAACAAAAATTAACCAAATTTGCCCGATGTAGAAGCAATCAAGAAAGCCGCATAGGTGAATATATAACCTACGGAGAAGTGGGCTAATCCAACTAATCTTGCTTGCACAATGGAAAGAGCCACCGGTTTATCTCTCCATCGAATCAAATTGGCCAAAGGTGTCCGTTCATGAGCCCATGCTAAAGTTTCAATCAACTCCTGCCAATATCCACGCCAGGAAATTAAGAACATAAATCCCGTAGCCCAAACAAGATGCCCGAATAAGAACATCCACGCCCAAACCGATAAACTATTCATCCCAAAAGGGTTATATCCATTGATAAGTTGTGAAGAGTTTAACCATAGATAATCTCTTAACCATCCCATCAAATAAGTGGAAGATTCATTAAATTGTGAAACATTACCCTGCCATAATGTGATGTGCTTCCAATGCCAATAAAAAGTAACCCATCCAATAGTATTTAACATCCAAAAAACCGCCAAATAAAAAGCGTCCCAAGCCGAAATATCACAAGTACCGCCCCGCCCCGGACCATCGCAAGGAAAACTATAACCGAAATCCTTTTTATCTGGCATTAACTTGGAGCCTCGGGCATCTAAAGCACCTTTTACTAAGATCAATGTAGTTGTATGTAAACCTAGAGCAATAGCATGATGAACTAAAAAGTCTCCGGGCCCTATTGTTAAGAATAAAGAATTACTATTCTCATTAATAGCATTTAACCAGCCAGGCAACCATATATTTCGACCTGCATTGAAGGCCGGGCCGCTTGTTGAGGATAAAAGTACGTCGAACCCATATGAAGTTTTACCATGAGCGGATTGTATCCATTGAGCAAATATAGGTTCGATCAAAATTTGTTTTTCTGGAGTCCCAAAAGCAAGCATGACATCGTTATGAACATAAAGACCTAAAGTATGGAACCCTAAAAAGAGACTGGCCCAACTTAAATGAGATATGATAGCTTCTTTATGGTCTAACATTCTTGCCAATACATTATCCTCATTCTGTTCCGGATTGTAATCTCGAATGAAAAATATAGCTCCATGAGCAAAAGCTCCGGTCATGATGAATCCTGCGATGTATTGATGATGCGTATATAATGCAGCTTGAGTAGTAAAGTCTTGTGCTATGAACGCATACGAAGGTAAAGAATACATGTGTTGGGCTACCAAAGAAGTTATAACTCCTAAAGAAGCTAGAGCAAGTCCTAATTGAAAATGAATCGAATTGTTGATTGTGTCATAAAGACCCTTATGTCCCCGCCCTAGCCGCCCTCCTGGAGGAATATGTGCTTCTAAAAGATCTTTCATACTGTGCCCAATACCAAAGTTCGTTCTATACATATGACCAGCAACAAGAAAAATAAATGCAATAGCTAAATGATGATGAGCAATATCAGTTAACCATAAACTTTGCGTTTGTGGATGGAATCCCCCAAGAAGGGTTAGAATAGCCGTTCCCGCTCCTTGGGAGGTACCAAACAAATGACTGCTTGAGTCGGGATTTTGAGCATAAAGATTCCACTGACCTGTAAAAAGGGGGCCTAATCCTTGAGGATGTGGTAATACGTCTAAGAAATTATTCCATCGAACGTACTCGCCCCTGGCTCCGGGAATAGCGACATGAACTAAATGTCCTGTCCAAGCCAAGGAGCTTACTCCGAAGAGTCCGGATAAGTGATGATTGAGGCGGGATTCGGCATTTTTGAACCACGAAACGCTCGGTTTCCATTTCGGTTGTAGATGTAACCAACCCCCCAGTAAAGATATAACAGAAAGAAATAATAGAAAAAGAGCTCCAGTATAAAGATCCTCATTAGTGCGTAACCCGATTGTATACCACCACTGATAAACACCAGAATAAGCGATATTCACTGGGCCAAGAGCACCCCCCCGCGTAAAGGCTTCCACAGCCGGTTGACCAAAATGAGGGTCCCAAATTGCATGAGCGATAGGTCTTACATGTAAAGGGTCCTGTACCCATGACTCAAAATTTCCTTGCCAAGCTACATGAAACAGATTCCCGGAAGTCCACAGAAAAATTATTGCTAATTGTCCAAAGTGAGAAGCAAAAATATTCTGATAAAGACGTTCTTCGGTAATATCATCATGACTCTCGAAATCATGTGCGGTAGCAATACCAAACCAAATACGACGCGTAGTGGGGTCCTGAGCTAAGCCTTGGCTAAACCTTGGAAATCTTAATGCCATAATGCCTTTCAAATCCTCCTAGCCATTATCCTACTGCAATAATTCTTGCTAAGAAGAATGCCCATGTTGTGGCAATTCCACCCAGAAGGTAATGGGTTACTCCTACAGCACGTCCTTGTACAATGCTCAAGGCTCTAGGCTGAGTAGCAGGAGCAACCTTTAATTTATTATGAGCCCAAACGATGGATTCAATAAGTTCTTGCCAATAACCACGCCCGCTAAATAGAAACATTAAACTAAAAGCCCATACAAAATGAGCACCTAGGAAAAAGAGGCCATATGCAGATAATGAAGAACCATAAGACTGAATTACCTGGGATGCCTGTGCCCATAAGAAATCACGAAGCCATCCATTAATAGTAATGGAACTTTGCGCAAAGTTTCCTCCCGTGATATGAGTTACCACCCCCTGATCACTTATACTACCCCAAACATCTGACTGCATTTTCCAACTAAAATGAAATATTACTACCGAAATTGCGTTGTACATCCAGAACAGCCCTAAGAATACATGATCCCACGCGGATACTTGGCATGTTCCCCCTCTTCCAGGCCCATCACAAGGGAAACGAAACCCAAGATTAGCTTTATCCGGTATCAAACGAGAGCTACGAGCAAATAGAACACCTTTTAAAAGTATCAGTACCGTTACATGAATTGTAAAAGCATGAATGTGGTGGACCAAAAAATCCGCGGTCCCTAAAGGAATGGGTAACAAAGCTACTTTGCCACCCACTGCTACTAAAGCACCACCCCCCCAAGTCAAACTAGTGCCCGCTGTTGCGCCTGGAGCCGTTGCGCTAGGCGCAACAGCATGGATGTTTTGTATCCATTGAGCGAAGACGGGTTGTAATTGTATCGCGGTATCTGAAAACATATCTTGGGGACGCCCTAAAGCGCTCATGGTATCATTATGAATATATAAACCAAAACTGTGAAATCCTAGAAATATACATACCCAGTTGAGATGTGATATGATTGCATCACGATGTCTAAGAACACGATCTAATAGATCGTTATATCGAGTAGTTGGATCATAATCTCTTACCATAAAAATGGCTGCATGCGCAGCAGCACCAACTATGAGAAATCCACCAATCCACATGTGATGTGTAAACAATGAAAGTTGGGTACCATAGTCAGTAGCTAGATATGGATAAGGGGGCATCGCATACATATGGTGAGCTACAACAATGGTTAACGAGCCTAACATAGCTAGATTAAGAGATAATTGAGCATGCCATGACGTTGTTAGAATCTCATATAAGCCTTTATGCCCCTGGCCTGTAAATGGACCTTTATGAGCCTCTAAAATATCTTTTAGGCTATGACCAATGCCCCAATTCGTTCTATACATGTGACCCGCTATCAGGAAAAGAATTGCAATAGCTAAATGATGGTGTGCAATATCGGTCAGCCACAGACCCCCAGTTACTGGATCTAATCCTCCACGAAAAGTAAGAAATTCCGCATATTTTGACCAATTCAAGGTGAAAAAGGGGGTTGCTCCTTCGGCAAAACTGGGATAAAGTTGCGCCAAAAGATCCCGATTCAAGATAAATTCATGGGGAAGTGGTATCTCTTTAGGATCTACCCCAGCATTTAGAAATTGGTTAATCGGTAAGGATACATGTACTTGATGCCCCGCCCAAGAAAGAGACCCAAGTCCTAGTAGTCCTGCTAAATGGTGATTCAACATAGATTCCACATCTTGGAACCAAGCCAATTTTGGAGCAGCTTTGTGATAATGAAACCAACCAGCAAAAAGCATTAATGCTGCAAAGACTAATGCACCAATTGCAGTACAATAAAGTTGTAATTCACTAGTTATTCCGGATGCTCGCCAAATCTGAAAAAACCCGGAGGTTATTTGTATTCCTCGGAAACCTCCGCCTACATCACCGTTCAATATTTCTTGGCCTACAATTGGCCAAACTACTTGGGCACTAGGTCCAATGTGAGTAGGATCGCTTAGCCATGCTTCATAATTGGAAAAACGAGCACCGTGGAAATACATACCACTCAGCCAAAGAAAGATGATGGAGAGTTGACCAAAATGGGCACTAAAAATTTTTCGCGAAATCTCCTCCAAATCGCTGGTATGGCTATCAAAATCGTGAGCATCAGCATGTAGGTTCCAGATCCAAGTAGTAGTTTCAGGGCCTTTAGCTATTGTTCTTGAAAAATGGCCGGGTCTGGCCCATTCCTCAAAAGACGTTTTTACGGGATCCCTATCTACCAAAATTTTGACTTCTGGTTCCGGCGAACGAATAATCATTGAGTCCTCCTCTTTCCGGACAAGACATACAAAGAGACCTGCCAATATTTAAATAATTGGGGAACCTCTGAGAGATATTTAAAATGAATTTATTTTACTTGTATCTCCCATCTCTCTATTTTTTTTAGTTATTTACTAGAGCAATTATGATCTGGAAGTTGATCCAGGGCAAGTGTTCGGATCTATTATGACATAGATGTTTGGCGCCCAACGGACCTTTTTGGGGGTTTAAGATTCTAATTCTAAATCCCTTTTGAATTAAGCTAAAAACTTTTTTGTTGTGCAACTTAGACGATTCCTATCGCAATTCTAAAATATTATATCGAGATCCTAAATATTTTACTATACAATATCCATCCAATATATTTATAATTAATATAATTACTATTTTATTAATTATAATATAATAAGTAATACTCTCATCCTAACTATTTAGGATAGCACTAACAATCGTTTAGTCATTACTAAAGAAATACCCAAATTTTTAGTCATTCAAATTTAATATATATAGTTTATACTAATTTTTCCATTTATAAAGACGACTAAGCCCAAATGCCGTATTTTTGGAAATACTGTTATAAGTTCTATACATATACATTCTAATCAACAATTTTAAAATTAAAAGACGACACCAAAGTAATTGCACTTTCCTTACTTTGTTATGTTTCCGACGTAACTCTCATCAACTAGTATCGAATATTTAGATTTTTTTTAATAGCAATATTTATTTAATTTTAAATTTTTAAATTAAATAAAAAAATCGATGAATAAAATAATATTAAGAGTTTATTGAATTGAAATATTTATAAATATTATAATTATAGAAAAATCTTATTAAATAAAAGAATTTAATATTTGAAATAGACGAAACGAAATAAAAAAATTCTGTACTGTATCTGTGTATTCGTTATCCTTACGAAATCTCAGATAAACTGGAACGATCTGATCTGATAAGGGATATAATGAAATTCTTTAATTAGGTTTTTCCAGAATAAAAATGTAATTTTTTTTTATTAATGGACCAATAAAAATGTTATTCGAAACGTCCCGTAATCTTCAACCAATTATGCGCTTCAATATAATTCCCAGGAGTAAGTGTTATAGCTTGTTTCCAATACTCGGCGGCTTGATCAAACCAAGCCTCTGCAATTTCAGAATCTCCCTGTCGGATGGCCTGTTCTCCCCGGTCGGAATAGGTGGGTCAATTCCTTCCCTTAGAACCGTACTTGAGACTTTCCTACCTCATACGGCTCCGCAGTCAATTCTTTTGATGTCCTTTTTTTCCCTATAAAAAGGAAAACAAGGAATGAGATTTCTCATAGATCTCTCCCACTCTTCGAGATAACCAAAAGAGGTTAATCAGATGAGTTTCAAACTTTCATTTTTTTTTATTAAAAATATTTTTTTATTAATAATAAGTTTTTTTTAGTTTTATCTTTTCTCCCACCCGCAGAAGAATTAAGTATAGGTATTTACTCCTATTGTTAGTATTTTCGGCAAGGTAACTATCTCGATTTCATATCGAAATTTATATAGAATCTTTGAGAAAGACTTTCCTTTCTAAAAAAAGTACTAAAGAAAAGACTTACTATCTTTGGGATCTGATCCTACACCGCCGCTCAATACCTTAGTGGATCAAC is from Silene latifolia chloroplast, complete genome and encodes:
- the rps14 gene encoding ribosomal protein S14, with amino-acid sequence MAKKSLIQREKKRQKLEQKYHLIRRSSKKEITKVSSLSDKWEIHGKLQSLPRNSAPTRLHRRCFLTGRPRANYRDFGLSGHILREMVNTCLLPGATRSSW
- the psaB gene encoding photosystem I P700 apoprotein A2; the protein is MALRFPRFSQGLAQDPTTRRIWFGIATAHDFESHDDITEERLYQNIFASHFGQLAIIFLWTSGNLFHVAWQGNFESWVQDPLHVRPIAHAIWDPHFGQPAVEAFTRGGALGPVNIAYSGVYQWWYTIGLRTNEDLYTGALFLLFLSVISLLGGWLHLQPKWKPSVSWFKNAESRLNHHLSGLFGVSSLAWTGHLVHVAIPGARGEYVRWNNFLDVLPHPQGLGPLFTGQWNLYAQNPDSSSHLFGTSQGAGTAILTLLGGFHPQTQSLWLTDIAHHHLAIAFIFLVAGHMYRTNFGIGHSMKDLLEAHIPPGGRLGRGHKGLYDTINNSIHFQLGLALASLGVITSLVAQHMYSLPSYAFIAQDFTTQAALYTHHQYIAGFIMTGAFAHGAIFFIRDYNPEQNEDNVLARMLDHKEAIISHLSWASLFLGFHTLGLYVHNDVMLAFGTPEKQILIEPIFAQWIQSAHGKTSYGFDVLLSSTSGPAFNAGRNIWLPGWLNAINENSNSLFLTIGPGDFLVHHAIALGLHTTTLILVKGALDARGSKLMPDKKDFGYSFPCDGPGRGGTCDISAWDAFYLAVFWMLNTIGWVTFYWHWKHITLWQGNVSQFNESSTYLMGWLRDYLWLNSSQLINGYNPFGMNSLSVWAWMFLFGHLVWATGFMFLISWRGYWQELIETLAWAHERTPLANLIRWRDKPVALSIVQARLVGLAHFSVGYIFTYAAFLIASTSGKFG
- the psaA gene encoding photosystem I P700 apoprotein A1 produces the protein MIIRSPEPEVKILVDRDPVKTSFEEWARPGHFSRTIAKGPETTTWIWNLHADAHDFDSHTSDLEEISRKIFSAHFGQLSIIFLWLSGMYFHGARFSNYEAWLSDPTHIGPSAQVVWPIVGQEILNGDVGGGFRGIQITSGFFQIWRASGITSELQLYCTAIGALVFAALMLFAGWFHYHKAAPKLAWFQDVESMLNHHLAGLLGLGSLSWAGHQVHVSLPINQFLNAGVDPKEIPLPHEFILNRDLLAQLYPSFAEGATPFFTLNWSKYAEFLTFRGGLDPVTGGLWLTDIAHHHLAIAILFLIAGHMYRTNWGIGHSLKDILEAHKGPFTGQGHKGLYEILTTSWHAQLSLNLAMLGSLTIVVAHHMYAMPPYPYLATDYGTQLSLFTHHMWIGGFLIVGAAAHAAIFMVRDYDPTTRYNDLLDRVLRHRDAIISHLNWVCIFLGFHSFGLYIHNDTMSALGRPQDMFSDTAIQLQPVFAQWIQNIHAVAPSATAPGATAGTSLTWGGGALVAVGGKVALLPIPLGTADFLVHHIHAFTIHVTVLILLKGVLFARSSRLIPDKANLGFRFPCDGPGRGGTCQVSAWDHVFLGLFWMYNAISVVIFHFSWKMQSDVWGSISDQGVVTHITGGNFAQSSITINGWLRDFLWAQASQVIQSYGSSLSAYGLFFLGAHFVWAFSLMFLFSGRGYWQELIESIVWAHNKLKVAPATQPRALSIVQGRAVGVTHYLLGGIATTWAFFLARIIAVG